CGAGAAGGAAGCGTACGGGACAAAAGGGAAAAAGCCCTCTGGCTCTCCGCCTACTATAGTGTGCAGTAGACATGATCCATGCACATAAAACGATAATGGactcctcctcgtcgattTACTTGTGAAATCGAAAGGGCTCCTCCTCTACTTTCGGAGtctacatgtatatataccgcgcTAACTTTCGTCGCAACACGTGACCAATCAATCAGCTTTCTCAATAATTTACaaaggcataaatattaTGAAAGACAGCTGGATGCATCAATCTAAAAAGCGTCCTCTTCCTACGCTTCACTCTactttgtcttcgttttcgttgctTTCTTGTCGGCAAAAAAGTTAATCGCGCGATCGTATCTCCAATTGCAGTGCTCCAGAGCTCGCTGTGCATCTTTCTTCTTGATTTTCGAATCGATCTTCGCCTCGCGCACGAAATCGAGCACTTTTGCAATTGCTAAAGCTTTCATCGACTTCTCGGGATCCCGCCCCTGGTCCTTGATGGTCTTCTGAACGCGTTTCGGCTCGTACAACGCCTCGAACCCGGCCTCCTGAACGACACTCAGATGCAAAATCGCCTCTTCCGCCTGCCAATCGTACAAAGTCAAAATCCGCTGTACATCTCGCTCCGTCGTTTCGGGAACGGCGCCCTGAACCTGACGAATCAAACGATCGggtagcgacgacgacgtcgacgacccCGACGAAGTggacgatcgacgaggaatttccttcggcgacgatttcgccctgacgccgccgagaaaattctcgcgaatctcgacgacgctcgcgcTACTCGATCGAACAAACGGAGACTCGTCTTTCGCCTTGCTATCACCTCCTAGACTCATTGAAACGTATTCGGCCGATTCGAAGagcgaggaggaggacggcggcggcggctgcggaAGCGGACGCCTTTGCATTATCACTTCCGGACTCGGTGTTTTATGAAAAGATCTTCGCTGTTgatgttgctgttgttgctgttgcatATTGCTCATCTGCTCGTATAACTCCTCCTCCACCGGTGGCGTCGGTCGTGGTGCGTCAGCTAGCGTCGCGTAGCTGCTTTCGCCCGCGCtgagcgccgtcgccggcggagGAGCGCTTTGCGAGAAGGCCATTCCCGGCCCAGGGGGGGGCTCCGGCATGTCGCACGGAGCGCGGGGCGACTGGCCGTACGGATGACCGTACGGACGACTGAACGACGACACGGACGACGGTCTCGCGGATTGTTGAGCGTATCCGCTACTGGGATCGTGTCGCGCGGACGGGTAATAAGGCGGCGGTTGATCGAACGcgtacgacgacgccgatttcgcgaacgtcgtcttgggCGGGGGTAAAGGGggcccgccgccgccgccggcgcccATCGTATGATAGGGTAATACTGCTGATTGGGTGTCTCGTCGCTGCTTGTGCGGCAACGGCGGGGGGTTGGGTCTGGGCGGGGATTCGGAGAAACCTCGTTGCTGGCGGAGTTGGAGCGACGTTTTGCCTAGAAACGCTCTACGCGGAGGGAAAGGGATCATTTTAATTTACGTGGGGCCCCCATTCGCCTTACTGTGCTAGTTGTTCAACGGGGATCGTGTTCAAGTCGTTGTGGCCGATGTGCACGTCATGGGTGACTCGGAGTGGTCGAGATATGCTTCCGGTTGTCGTTTTGGGTTGCGGAGACATTTCGTGACTTCAAAACAGAACATTATCAAAAATATTTACCCGATCAGCGATATCACCTCAAAGGAGGCGGCGATTTTTCATctagaaattgaaaaatcgtTTAAAGGGGACCAATGAAAACACGTCTATTTCGTACCCATTTCTCGGTCAGGCAGAATTTTCACATGATCTTCAGGAAATCGGCCGTATTTCCCTTCAGCATTTTGTCCAAACCACCACAACTGTCCCGCCGCCCTAGCAAGATAAAATGCCCTTTTCCCGTAAATAATTATTCGTCGCTCACATTTCCGTAATCGTTATcacgtcgccggcggaaaACGACATCTTCCCCAGATCATTTTCGACGTGGAGATCCGTGATCGCTTTTCCCTTGTGCGgccaaatctaaaaaaacactTTTCAAATGATTCTCCTCATAGAATTTCTCCTACGTCGACAATCAGTTTTCTCAGTGCCGTAAACGTCGGCCTATTGTCGGGATCGTGCGCCCAGCATTTATTCATTAAACAAtagacgtcatcgacgcagTGCTCGGTCTTGGGAAGTCGCATCATCAACGGCGAGTCAACCATTTTATAGATCTGAACGCCACCCACACGTCATTATGACAAcaatatataattatttctaaCTGACCTGCATGGCGTTGTACTCGCCCCAGGGAATGGATCCGTGCGAGAACATTTCCCAGAGAAAAACGCCGTAGCTCCACACGTCACTCTGGACGGTGAATCGAAGCGTTTTAAGCGCTTCTGGTGCCGTCCTACATGGAAGGAAAGTGATAGGGTGAAAGGGTGGCACACATTCCCATAACCCTTGCTCATCCCGGATAAGGATTTCCGTTACTACTGTAAGGCATCTGTTGTATCCAAGCCAAACACATTTGGCATGAAAAAAATGTGAGATAAAGATCTCTCAGGGAGGTCCCGCGCCGATTATTATTAGCACAAAGATTATTATTACCATCCGAATGCAACGCGTCCTTTGGGATTCGTCATCTCGTAATACCGCCGTCCGGGCGCTATTGGTCGAGCCAGACCAAAGTCGCTTATCTTCGGCTATAAAAACAGTATCAACACGCGCCTTCTCGCTAAAGTAAACCGCAGCGCCTTCTCGCTAAAGTAACCGCAGCGCCTTCCCCCCTGCGGCGAAACTATCTTAACTATGACGTACTCTCACTCCCCTCCTGTCATGctcattcattcgttcgttcgttcgttcattttaccttttccttattgacgagaagaacgtTTCGCGACGCCAAGTCGCGATGGACGATGTTCTTTTCCGCCAAATATTCCATTCCCGATGCGATTTTCTGGGCGTACTTGTAGAGACGAAGCACGGGAAATTTGGGACCTTCGTTTACGAGCAAGTCCTCTAAACTGCCCAGCGGTGCCAACTCCAAAACCTTAaaaagattaaataattaattaggaaattctcttttcgtcACGCGCGCTAACAAGCTTAATTGGCGACGACAAAATGACTCCGTAGAGTCGTAAAATATTCGGATGATTTGCACTGCTCAttgcgtcgatttctttttgtattTCCGCTGTAAAACGCGGCTCGGCGTCCTTGTGAAGGCTCTTCACGGCGACTGACACCTTCCCCAGAAATTCCTAATTAAAACCACGTCTTCCAAGTCAAATTATCCATTACCGTTGACCCGTTCTCGTCCTTCCACTCGCCCTGGTACACTTCGCCGTACTCGCCCGCACCGAGCAGATGTCCTATCGTCACGTTTTCTCGCGCGATCAGAAAACGGGCGCTCGGTTGCGCTTGTGCAAGCGGCGTCGGAATCGTTTTGGTTTTCGAACGAAACTGGACAAAGAGTACACCATCGTAACCGTCCGCTATTATTCTAGCACTTCCTTCACTCTTACATACTGTACACGCCCTTCGTAGTACGCAGGGTGACGCCGCTACCGGGCGCCGTGCCAAGCACGTACAGTACGTGTACGGACTGATACTACTGTTTAGCGAAGTTCGTTCGCGCCTATCTCGCTACTAGCAGGGGGGAGGGTAATATCGCGCAGGCTTCCTGGATTGCGATGTGAGTAACGAAGGTGCCAAATACGCAGGAAACAAACCGTACTGTTCCAGTCGTTTCAAATACATTGTACTTACGTGTCGAAAGatgctcttctctttcttgagATAGCGTTTGAGGCGTGTAAACTGCGGTCGCGTCATGCCGATTTGTTCGGCGTCTTCCTCCGTCATATCGGCGAGATCGTTCACGCGACGAATGCCGAGACGGAAATAGATTTCGTTGAAGAAGTCGTAGATGTCGGCGTCGCGTAGGAACGTCTGTAGACGCGAGAACTCGTCACGGCCGTCCGTCCCCTCGAGAAGCATCTGGGGGGGAGGCGATAGAGGTGACGGACGACCTCTCGCGCCACTTGCAGCCATTCGTCTCGGTAGTTCGTGCGGTAAAAAGACTAGAACTCGCTCGCTTCCTTATTGCTCACAGCTTTTGGCACGGGCAAGTTGTTTTGTAGCGCGAGAGAAATcgacacgtcgacgacgtcatatcCGTCAGTCCACGTGATTTAGAATAGAATGCAGGATATACGGGGGAGCCACGACGATGCATTCcacaaagaaacgtcgagtAACGGTCGCCGACGACCAGTCGACGTGACGAAGTCGAACAGCAAGCTCAGCTGCAGCCAGAGCGAACATGTCAGCAATACTTTTCCTGCTACTTGCAGCTAGCTGTTGGCTCGAGATGTGGGAAAGCACTCAAGCTAGCTCCATAGGCGTCGACGTGGTAAGAGCGAGGCTTTTTTTACACGGCGCCTTCCGTAACGGACTCACTGACAGCCGAGGCTGTCAGCACTGACAGCACCACAGTGACGATGTTGTTTAGTCATTGTAGCTCTTTCTCGTTCACCGTTTTAGtcatcctcctcctttcttttcccaAGTGCACTAACCTTCATAATAGCCCCCACTTAGTACGTCTCCCACATCCTCCATTTGCGCGTACGCTGTAAGGCTTGGTGTCTGCTTCAAAACCAGGATCTCCGCACTTTTAGTAAACGTAACCCTCGCGGTATCTCCACATCCTCCCACCTGGGCATCTCTCGCACGGCGGGAGATTATGCGCATGTAGCCGTTTAGTACTAATAGCTCAacgccccccccccccccccccccccccccccttaTTTTTCAGACAAATCTATTCACATGCCCGCACGTCGAAAGGCGAACGTCGTGCCGCGACGCCGAACAGACGAATCCCGTatgcggcgacgacgaagcttGTCGCGGCAGTGTCGGAATCAACATGAAGTGCTGCTTTGATGGATGCCAGTCTGTTTGCATGATGCCACCGCCCGGTAAGTGCAGCGCATGAATAAAGCGTCCGACTTTCTAATCGAATTAGCGCGTATCGCGACAAAACGTTCCCAATCTGTCGCCCGTCGATTTAAATGATTGCTCTCACAAATGGAACCCTTTCGTATTTGCAgtacttttttttctttgttacAGCTTTTGACTGGCAAGACAGACCGCTAAAAGACGGCGAATCGAGTTAGTCATTCATCTgcgctttaattaattgaatgtAAGGGTTTTTACGTTAAGGCTTTTTTGTTACCGGTCCCGCCGCACCTGAAATCGGTTAGTGGCACGCGAGTCTGCACGTGCGCATTTCCTATTCGCTTCCGGcatcgccttttttctcgccgcAGGCGAACTTTGtagcgtcgccgccgaagagCCGACGCTTCGCTGTCCGCACGGCTACGTTTGTCGCGAGCTGTCCGcacgcgatcgacgccgccgccgcgccgTTGTGACGGCATCGTCGTTTGACGACTGGGAGAACATTCCTGCGTGGGGCTTATGCGAGGAGGGTAATGCGAAAAGGAGAAGTAGTCTAAACCAACATctgtttgctttttttccTCAGGCGATATCTGCGCATTGCCTGTTGAAAAGGGCACCTGTGACGGGTCCGAGCCGAGATATTATTTTGACGCTGAGACGGAGATGTGTCGTCTGTTCAACTATAGCGGCTGTCATGGCAATGACAACAATTTTAGAGCTCTCGACAGATGTCAAACCGTCTGTGCAAGTAAGGCGACAAAACATCTATACACCGTCACATCAATTTCTTCCCTATAGATATAGGAGGACAAATGGAAGAATTAGAGCAAGGTTTGtctttgagagagagagagagagagagagagagagaaaataaaCAAGACTCGCTTTAGACGCGGATCTGTTTGCTGAGCCACCAACACCTGCCTATTTGGAAACATTCAATGGTAAGCAAAAGTTGCACTTACAATACAATAGAGTCTATGTCATGCACGCATTATTTTGCGGTAAACGTGTGCAAACAGCTGGGGTGGTCTCGTCTCGGTTTCCCACGGACTGTTCGTATAGCTGACTCGTCTCAATCCCGTCTATAGATCCGTGTTTGTATCACGTCTGCTCTGGCCCGGGCGAAGTGTGTCGTCGCGATTTCGCTGAAGGCGACAGTGGGGAACCGACGGCGAAATGCACGTGCTCGTACGACTGTCCGCTCCTGTACGAACCGGTGTGCGCAAGCGACGGAGAGCAGTACGACAACGAGTGCATTATGAGACAGAAAATGTGCCGAACAAAGGAGAATCTCTACATTGAATATGCAGGAGAGTGCGCAGGTGATACCGTTCATTGTAGGTTTCTGCTGAGCTTGACATGGAAATGACTATTTAGATCCGTGCCGGACTCATCAATGTCCGGCTGGAAAACGTTGTCGAGCGAAGTTCGGGTCTCGAGAGCCGTATTGCGAGTGCTTGgcgtcgtgcgacgacgattctatTCGTCCCGTGTGCGGTCACGACGGGAAGTGGTATTCTTCCCTGTGCTGGCTGCACGTTGCCGCTTGTCGGCAAAATAGGACGCTGGTTCTTGCGGTGGGTGAAGCGAGGGAGAAGGAAGTGTGCGGAGAAGGTGCGGTTCTATTTACACAAAGCGGCGGGTTTCTATGACGCACTTGATTATCTTTCCTAACTAACCTGATGATCTAATTGCTCACTTAGTTTGATAGcggctttttttctttcttagctAAAACTGGGTTCTGTCCTGAAGTGAGCGAACAGCCTTCTGGCTCTTGCGTGCAGGAGTGTACGCGAGATTCAGACTGTGGGGGCAATGATAAGTGCTGTTTCACCGGATGCAGTCATCAGTGCAAAAAGCCCGTCTCAGAAGGAGGTGAACTTGATTGCTCAAGATATAACGGTCTCTTATTACGTTTCCCCTTTCTGTAGTTTGCGAATATGACGGAAAACTGTACAAGCACTTGGAATTGTTTTCTATAGGATGCATGGAATGGTGAGTAGTATGATAACGTTCCGTAAGACTAGCGGCGAGTTGGTTCTATAGTTCCTGTCACTATGGAAGACTTGATTGCTCAGTTGAAGCTTGTCTTCCAGGTAAGTTATATTAAAATTGCtaagtattgattttttaaaaaaatattttttctctctcagatGATATCAGTAGTGGccacgatgacgacgaataaaaaagaaccgatattttctttctagaatAGGCCGTGCAGCACATATTATCGCACACTTTAGTTTTTGAATGAGGTACAGTACTATTTACACAACACGTCTCCTTTTCTGCTAACGCACGTCGCACGATGGCAAAACTTCCAGTGAAATTGTACTACGACGTCCTTTCTCCGTACTCTTGGCTCGGATTCGAAGTCAGTAAGCACTGCAGTGCACGGATCTCACATTAGACGTCGGAGATATAGGTGCTGTGTCGCTATCGCGAGCTCTGCGACTCGACTTGCACTTCTGCCCCTTCCacctcggcgtcgtcgtcaccaaAGCAGGTGCAGCTAAACCCTAGCGTTTCTACGTCGTCAGGCAGTGCAGGATTTCGTTACTATTAGTGCAGAGGCCCCTACTTTTTTAGATCTAAGAGATCCCACACTCTATAGTCACACTGGGTGTTTTGTAATCAAAATTAGGCATTACTCCGCCGGGTTTAATCCCAGCCAAAGGCAAGTACATATGCacaaacgctggaaacatgttcccTTAcctataatgaataaacactggaaacatgttcccctacctataatgaataaacgctggaaacatgtcCCCCTAcctataatgaataaacgctggaaacatgttccccTACGTATAttgaataaacgctggaaacatgttcccctatctataatgaataaacggTGATAACATGTTCCCCTTcctataatgaataaacgctggaaacatgttccccTACCTATAATGAATAAGCGCTGATAACATGTTCCCCTTCcaataatgaataaacgctggaaacatgtttccctacctataatgaataaacgctggaaacatgttcccttcctataatgaataaacgctggaaacatgtttccctacctataatgaataaacgctgaTAACATGTTCCCCTTCCcataatgaataaacgctggaaacatgtttccctagCTATAgtgaataaacgctggaaacatgttccccaacctataatgaataaacgctggaaacatNNNNNNNNNNNNNNNNNNNNNNNNNNNNNNNNNNNNNNNNNNNNNNNNNNNNNNNNNNNNNNNNNNNNNNNNNNNNNNNNNNNNNNNNNNNNNNNNNNNNNNNNNNNNNNNNNNNNNNNNNNNNNNNNNNNNNNNNNNNNNNNNNNNNNNNNNNNNNNNNNNNNNNNNNNNNNNNNNNNNNNNNNNNNNNNNNNNNNNNNCCCGTatgcggcgacgacgaagcttGTCGCGGCAGTGTCGGAATCAACATGAAGTGCTGCTTTGATGGATGCCAGTCTGTTTGCATGATGCCGCCGCCCGGTAAGTGCAGCGCATGAATAAGCGTCCGACTTTCTAATCGAATTAGCGCGTATCGCGACAAAACGTTCCCAATCTGTCGCCCGTCGATTTAAATGATTGCTCTCACAAATGGAACCCTTTCGTATTTGCAgtactttttttttctttgttacAGCTGTTGGACTGGCAAGACAGACCGCTAAAAGACGGCGAATCGAGTTAGTCATTCATCTGCGCTTTAATTGAATGTAAGGGTTTTTACGTAAAGCTTTTTGTTACCGGTCCCGCCGCACCTGAAATCGGTTAGTGGCACGCGAGTCTGCACGTGCGCATTTCCTATTCGCTTCCGGcatcgcctttttttctcgccgcaGGCGAACTTTGtagcgtcgccgccgaagagCCGACGCTTCGCTGTCCGCACGGCTACGTTTGTCGCGAGCTGTCCGctcgcgatcgacgccgccgccgcgccgTTGTGACGgcatcgtcgttcgacgactgGGAGAACATTCCTGCGTGGGGCTTATGCGAGGAGGGTAATgcgagaaggagaagtaGTCTAAACCAACATctgtttgctttttttccTCAGGCGATATCTGCGCATTGCCTGTTGAAAAGGGCACCTGTGACGGGTCCGAGCCGAGATATTATTTTGACGCTGAGACGGAGATGTGTCGTCTGTTCAACTATAGCGGCTGTCATGGCAATGACAACAATTTTAGAACTCTCGACAGATGTCAAACCGTCTGTGCAAGTAAGGCGACAAAACATCTATACACCGTCACATCAATTTCTTCCCTATAGATATAGGAGGACAAATGGAAGAATTAGAGCAAGGTTTGtctttgagagagagagagagagagatagaaAATAAACAAGACTCGCTTTAGACGCGGATCTGTTTGCTGAGCCACCAACACCTGCCTATTTGGAAACATTCAATGGTAAGCAAAAGTTGCACTTACAATACAATAGAGTCTATATGTCATGCACGCATTATTTTGCGGTAAACGTGTGCAAACAGCTGGGGTGGTCTCGTCTCGGTTTCCCACGGACTGTTCGTATAGCTGATTCGTCTCAATCCCGTCTATAGATCCGTGTTTGTATCACGTCTGCTCTGGCCCGGGCGAAGTGTGTCGTCGCGATTTCGCTGAAGGCGACAGTGGGGAACCGACGGCGAAATGCACGTGCTCGTACGACTGTCCGCTCCTGTACGAACCGGTGTGCGCAAGCGACGGAGAGCAGTACGACAACGAGTGCATTATGAGACAGAAAATGTGCCGAACAAAGGAGAATCTCTACATTGAATATGCAGGAGAGTGCGCAGGTGATACCGTTCATTGTAGGTTTCTGCTGAGCTTGACATGGAAATGACTATTTAGATCCGTGCCGGACTCATCAATGTCCGGCTGGAAAACGTTGTCGAGCGAAGTTCGGGTCTCGAGAGCCGTATTGCGAGTGCTTGgcgtcgtgcgacgacgattctatTCGTCCCGTGTGCGGTCACGACGGGAAGTGGTATTCTTCCCTGTGCTGGCTGCACGTTGCCGCTTGTCGGCAAAATAGGACGCTGGTTCTTGCGGTGGGTGAAGCGAGGGAGAAGGAAGTGTGCGGAGAAGGTGCGGTTCTATTTACACAAAGCGGCGGGTTTCTATGACGCACTTGATTATCTTTCCTAACTAACCTGATGATCTAATTGCTCACTTAGTTTGATAGcggctttttttctttcttagctAAAACTGGGTTCTGTCCTGAAGTGAGCGAACAGCCTTCTGGCTCTTGCGTGCAGGAGTGTACGCGAGATTCAGACTGTGGGGGCAATGATAAGTGCTGTTTCACCGGATGCAGTCATCAGTGCAAAAAGCCCGTCTCAGAAGGAGGTGAACTTGATTGCTCAAGATATAACGGTCTCTTATTACGTTTCCCCTTTCTGTAGTTTGCGAATATGACGGAAAACTGTACAAGCACTTGGAATTGTTTTCTATAGGATGCATGGAATGGTGAGTAGTATGATAACGTTCCGTAAGACTAGCGGCGAGTTGGTTCTATAGTTCCTGTCACTATGGAAGACTTGATTGCTCAGTTGAAGCTTGTCTTCCAGGTAAGTTATATTAAAATTGCTAAGTatgatttttaaaaaaaatattttttctctctcagatGATATCAGTAGTGGccacgatgacgacgaataaaaaagaaccgatattttctttctagaatAGGCCGTGCAGCACATATTATCGCACACTTTAGTTTTTGAATGAGGTACAGTACTATTTACACAACACGTCTCCTTTTCTGCTAACGCACGTCGCACGATGGCAAAACTTCCAGTGAAATTGTACTACGACGTCCTTTCTCCGTACTCTTGGCTCGGATTCGAAGTCAGTAAGCACTGCAGTGCACGGATCTCACATTAGACGTCGGAGATATAGGTGCTGTGTCGCTATCGCGAGCTCTGCGACTCGACTTGCACTTCTGCCCCTTCCacctcggcgtcgtcgtcaccaaAGCAGGTGCAGCTAAACCCTAGCGTTTCTACGTCGTCAGGCAGTGCAGAATTTCGTTACTATTAGTGCAGAGGCCCCTACTTTTTTAGATCTAAGAGATCCCACACTCTATAGTCACACTGGGTGTTTTGTAATCAAAATTAGGCATTACTCCGCCGGGTTTAATCCCAGCCAAAGGCAAGTACATATGCacaaacgctggaaacatgttcccTTAcctataatgaataaacactggaaacatgttcccctacctataatgaataaacgctggaaacatgtcCCCCTAcctataatgaataaacgctgg
This is a stretch of genomic DNA from Oscarella lobularis chromosome 16, ooOscLobu1.1, whole genome shotgun sequence. It encodes these proteins:
- the LOC136196970 gene encoding non-receptor tyrosine-protein kinase TNK1-like, whose amino-acid sequence is MAASGARGRPSPLSPPPQMLLEGTDGRDEFSRLQTFLRDADIYDFFNEIYFRLGIRRVNDLADMTEEDAEQIGMTRPQFTRLKRYLKKEKSIFRHFRSKTKTIPTPLAQAQPSARFLIARENVTIGHLLGAGEYGEVYQGEWKDENGSTVSVAVKSLHKDAEPRFTAEIQKEIDAMSSANHPNILRLYGVILSSPIKLVLELAPLGSLEDLLVNEGPKFPVLRLYKYAQKIASGMEYLAEKNIVHRDLASRNVLLVNKEKPKISDFGLARPIAPGRRYYEMTNPKGRVAFGWTAPEALKTLRFTVQSDVWSYGVFLWEMFSHGSIPWGEYNAMQIYKMVDSPLMMRLPKTEHCVDDVYCLMNKCWAHDPDNRPTFTALRKLIVDIWPHKGKAITDLHVENDLGKMSFSAGDVITITEMAAGQLWWFGQNAEGKYGRFPEDHVKILPDREMDEKSPPPLSHEMSPQPKTTTGSISRPLRVTHDVHIGHNDLNTIPVEQLAQAFLGKTSLQLRQQRGFSESPPRPNPPPLPHKQRRDTQSAVLPYHTMGAGGGGGPPLPPPKTTFAKSASSYAFDQPPPYYPSARHDPSSGYAQQSARPSSVSSFSRPYGHPYGQSPRAPCDMPEPPPGPGMAFSQSAPPPATALSAGESSYATLADAPRPTPPVEEELYEQMSNMQQQQQQHQQRRSFHKTPSPEVIMQRRPLPQPPPPSSSSLFESAEYVSMSLGGDSKAKDESPFVRSSSASVVEIRENFLGGVRAKSSPKEIPRRSSTSSGSSTSSSLPDRLIRQVQGAVPETTERDVQRILTLYDWQAEEAILHLSVVQEAGFEALYEPKRVQKTIKDQGRDPEKSMKALAIAKVLDFVREAKIDSKIKKKDAQRALEHCNWRYDRAINFFADKKATKTKTK
- the LOC136196973 gene encoding uncharacterized protein translates to MSAILFLLLAASCWLEMWESTQASSIGVDVTNLFTCPHVERRTSCRDAEQTNPVCGDDEACRGSVGINMKCCFDGCQSVCMMPPPAFDWQDRPLKDGESSFFVTGPAAPEIGELCSVAAEEPTLRCPHGYVCRELSARDRRRRRAVVTASSFDDWENIPAWGLCEEGDICALPVEKGTCDGSEPRYYFDAETEMCRLFNYSGCHGNDNNFRALDRCQTVCANIGGQMEELEQDADLFAEPPTPAYLETFNDPCLYHVCSGPGEVCRRDFAEGDSGEPTAKCTCSYDCPLLYEPVCASDGEQYDNECIMRQKMCRTKENLYIEYAGECADPCRTHQCPAGKRCRAKFGSREPYCECLASCDDDSIRPVCGHDGKWYSSLCWLHVAACRQNRTLVLAVGEAREKEVCGEAKTGFCPEVSEQPSGSCVQECTRDSDCGGNDKCCFTGCSHQCKKPVSEGVCEYDGKLYKHLELFSIGCMECSCHYGRLDCSVEACLPDDISSGHDDDE
- the LOC136196933 gene encoding papilin-like; protein product: MKCCFDGCQSVCMMPPPAVGLSFICALIECKGFYVKLFVTGPAAPEIGELCSVAAEEPTLRCPHGYVCRELSARDRRRRRAVVTASSFDDWENIPAWGLCEEGDICALPVEKGTCDGSEPRYYFDAETEMCRLFNYSGCHGNDNNFRTLDRCQTVCANIGGQMEELEQDADLFAEPPTPAYLETFNDPCLYHVCSGPGEVCRRDFAEGDSGEPTAKCTCSYDCPLLYEPVCASDGEQYDNECIMRQKMCRTKENLYIEYAGECADPCRTHQCPAGKRCRAKFGSREPYCECLASCDDDSIRPVCGHDGKWYSSLCWLHVAACRQNRTLVLAVGEAREKEVCGEAKTGFCPEVSEQPSGSCVQECTRDSDCGGNDKCCFTGCSHQCKKPVSEGVCEYDGKLYKHLELFSIGCMECSCHYGRLDCSVEACLPDDISSGHDDDE